GCGCGACGGGGTGACCCCCTGTGGGATGTGCCGACAATCGCTCGCGGAGTTCTGTGACGACGGGCTCAGAGTCGTCTGTGACCCCCCGGACGGGCGGGCCAGTTACACCCTGGGCGAGTTGCTCCCGGACACGATCACCGCGGGCCACCTCGAATGACCAACGCCAGCGAGGATCCCAGCGAAGACAAACAGTACCACCTCGGGCTGTATGAGGGCGAAGTCGACGGTCCGGTGTTGCTCCCGGGCGACCCGGGCCGCGTCGACGTGATCGCCGACCTGTGGGACTCGGCCGAGGAACTCGCCAGCCACCGCGAGTACAGAAGCGTTGTCGGGGAGTACGACGGCGAGCCGGTAACTGTCACCTCGACCGGGATCGGATCGCCGTCGGCGGCCATCGCCGTCGAGGAACTCGCCCGCGTCGGCGCGGAGACGTTTCTCCGCGTCGGGTCGTGCGGGGCGATCCAGCGGCACGTCGGCGTCGGCGACCTCGTCATCACCACGGGCGCGGTCAGACAGGAGGGGACAAGCGACGAGTACGTCCGCGAGGACTACCCAGCGAGCGCCCACGGCGAAGTCGTGACCGCACTGGTGGCTGCCGCCGAACGGCTCGGCCACGAGTACCACGTCGGCGTCACCTGCTCGACCGACTCGTTTTATACCGGGCAGTCCCGCCCGGGCGTCGACGGGTTTCGGGCCGCCGGCAGCGACGCCCAGATCGAGGCGCTCCGCGAGGCGGGCGTGCTCAACTTCGAGATGGAGGCGAGCGCGATCCTGACACTCGCGGGGCTGTACGGACTCCGCTCGGGAGCTGTCTGTACGGTCTATGCGAACCGTGTCACCGGCGAGTTCCGGACGGAGGGCCAACGGAAGGCGGCGGAGACGGCGTCGCTGGCCGCGGCGCTTCTCGGTCGGATGGACCGAATCAAAGAGCGCGAGGGTGTCGACCGCTGGCACGCCGGGCTATCGCTCGGCGATGTGTGAGTCCGCTCGGGACGCCGTCACATGTCCGGGAACGCCTTCGCGGCGTCCCCGAATCCGGTCACCGTGGTGATCCAGCGGGCGGCGACGGTCTTTTTCAGCGCCTTCGCCGCCGGGCCGCCGAAGGTGTCCATCGGGAGCCCCTTGACGTCGTGTGCGACGGCCTTGCTGCCGACGGAGATGAGCGTCCCCTTGTCCTCGTGTGTCCACTCGACGAGCGGCTCGTCGCGGATCGCACGAGCGATGTTCTCGCCGGCGACTTCGGCGGCCTGCCAGGCGGCCTGCGCCGTCGGCGGTGCGGGGTTGTCCTGGCCGGACTGGTCGACGAGCGCGGCGTCGCCGAGCGCGAACACGCGCTCGTCGGACGTCCGGAAGTCGGAGGCTGCCTCGATGCGATTGCTCCGTTCGTCCTTGTCGAGGGCCGCGGTCTCGGCCGCGTCCTGGCCTGTGATACCGCCGGTCCAGAGCAACACGTCGTAGTCGAGTTCCGTCTCGTCGCCGACGTACACCGTCGCGTCGTCGACCTCGCCGATGAACTCGCCGGTGTGGACCTCGACGTCCTTCTCCTCGAGGAGCTTTCGAAGCTTCGCCTGCACG
The genomic region above belongs to Natronomonas moolapensis 8.8.11 and contains:
- a CDS encoding nucleoside phosphorylase: MTNASEDPSEDKQYHLGLYEGEVDGPVLLPGDPGRVDVIADLWDSAEELASHREYRSVVGEYDGEPVTVTSTGIGSPSAAIAVEELARVGAETFLRVGSCGAIQRHVGVGDLVITTGAVRQEGTSDEYVREDYPASAHGEVVTALVAAAERLGHEYHVGVTCSTDSFYTGQSRPGVDGFRAAGSDAQIEALREAGVLNFEMEASAILTLAGLYGLRSGAVCTVYANRVTGEFRTEGQRKAAETASLAAALLGRMDRIKEREGVDRWHAGLSLGDV